One stretch of Archocentrus centrarchus isolate MPI-CPG fArcCen1 chromosome 5, fArcCen1, whole genome shotgun sequence DNA includes these proteins:
- the atf7b gene encoding cyclic AMP-dependent transcription factor ATF-7b isoform X2 produces MADDRPFVCTAPGCGQRFTNEDHLSVHKHKHEMTLKFGPARTDSVIIADQTPTPTRFLKNCEEVGLFNELATSFEQEFCKAQEDEQRTKNPAAPLQTPSEVKDEDEGPLQVDSSPPGTPDSSSSMSENSGDSREIHTKPVVSSAPTPTIVRPGSLPLHLSNDQLHPTLPSPTSVITQAPPSNRQLGSPTGSYPLVRHLPNGQTVPLLPSPVQMTSVISLARPVNTVPNIPGIPGPPVGGASSGSSSPSGYSLHSETKMRLKAALTHQGPGAQDGASGGSGSIPAVPQRQEQSQQPTQNSDAPSPAQPQVSPAQPTGGRRRRAAEMDPDERRQRFLERNRAAASRCRQKRKLWVNSLEKKAEDLANMNVSLTNEVTHLRNEVAQLKQLLLAHKDCPVTIMQKKAALLAAGGEETSRDTSTEPISSPAAVIQHAPSPSATSPGATINGLSVRAAEAVAMSVLAGMGSGQPGGVVMATQPQSAPR; encoded by the exons ATGGCGGATGACCGACCCTTCGTATGCACTGCCCCTGGATGTGGGCAG AGATTCACAAATGAAGACCATCTGTCAGTCCACAAACACAAGCATGAAATGACATTAAAATTTGGTCCTGCCAGGACAGACTCTGTTATCATTGCAG AccagacccccacccccacacgtTTTCTGAAGAACTGTGAGGAGGTTGGTCTCTTCAATGAGCTGGCCACCTCCTTTGAACAAGAGTTTTGCAAAGCACAGGAAGATGAGCAGAGGACAAAAAACCCG GCTGCACCTCTACAAACACCATCTGAAGTAAAAGATGAGGACGAAGGTCCTTTACAAGTTGACTCTTCTCCTCCTGGAACTCCTGATTCCTCATCCAGCATGTCAGAAAACAGCGGAGACTCACGG GAGATCCACACAAAGCCCGTAGTGAGCTCTGCTCCCACTCCAACTATTGTACGTCCGGGTTCTCTTCCCCTTCACCTGAGTAATGACCAACTAcaccccacgctgccatctccAACTTCTGTCATCACACAAGCGCCGCCCTCCAACAGACAGCTTGG TTCGCCCACAGGTTCATATCCACTGGTGAGGCACCTCCCGAATGGACAGACAGTTCCTCTCCTGCCCAGTCCTGTGCAGATGACCTCAGTTATATCT CTTGCGAGGCCAGTGAACACAGTGCCTAACATCCCTGGGATTCCAGGACCGCCTGTTGGAGGGGCTAGCAGTGGTTCATCCTCCCCATCTGGGTATAGTCTTCACTCTGAGACAAAGATG CGTTTGAAGGCAGCTCTAACTCATCAGGGCCCAGGAGCACAAGATGGCGCCAGTGGGGGGTCAGGATCCATCCCTGCTGTTCCCCAGCGACAGGAACAGAGCCAGCAGCCCACTCAAAACTCTGATGCGCCATCACCTGCCCAACCACAG GTGTCCCCTGCTCAGCCAACAGGGGGCAGGCGGCGGCGAGCAGCAGAGATGGACCCTGACGAGAGGAGGCAGCGTTTTCTGGAAAGGAATCGGGCGGCTGCTTCCCGCTGCAGGCAAAAGCGAAAGCTGTGGGTTAACTCTCTGGAGAAAAAGGCAGAAGATCTGGCCAACATGAATGTCTCCCTCACG AATGAAGTAACCCACCTGAGGAATGAGGTGGCACAGCTGAAGCAGCTTCTCCTGGCTCACAAGGACTGCCCTGTCACTATTATGCAGAAGAAGGCAGCTTTATTAG ctgcaggaggagaggaaacCTCCAGGGATACTTCCACTGAGCCCATCAGCTCCCCAGCGGCAGTTATTCAACACGCGCCGTCACCCTCGGCAACAAGTCCAGGGGCCACCATCAACGGGTTGAGCGTCCGCGCTGCGGAGGCGGTGGCCATGTCGGTCTTGGCCGGCATGGGCTCGGGCCAGCCTGGCGGGGTTGTCATGGCAACGCAGCCACAATCAGCCCCGAGATGA
- the atf7b gene encoding cyclic AMP-dependent transcription factor ATF-7b isoform X3, with amino-acid sequence MADDRPFVCTAPGCGQRFTNEDHLSVHKHKHEMTLKFGPARTDSVIIADQTPTPTRFLKNCEEVGLFNELATSFEQEFCKAQEDEQRTKNPAAPLQTPSEVKDEDEGPLQVDSSPPGTPDSSSSMSENSGDSRVSDKEIHTKPVVSSAPTPTIVRPGSLPLHLSNDQLHPTLPSPTSVITQAPPSNRQLGSPTGSYPLVRHLPNGQTVPLLPSPVQMTSVISLARPVNTVPNIPGIPGPPVGGASSGSSSPSGYSLHSETKMRLKAALTHQGPGAQDGASGGSGSIPAVPQRQEQSQQPTQNSDAPSPAQPQPTGGRRRRAAEMDPDERRQRFLERNRAAASRCRQKRKLWVNSLEKKAEDLANMNVSLTNEVTHLRNEVAQLKQLLLAHKDCPVTIMQKKAALLAAGGEETSRDTSTEPISSPAAVIQHAPSPSATSPGATINGLSVRAAEAVAMSVLAGMGSGQPGGVVMATQPQSAPR; translated from the exons ATGGCGGATGACCGACCCTTCGTATGCACTGCCCCTGGATGTGGGCAG AGATTCACAAATGAAGACCATCTGTCAGTCCACAAACACAAGCATGAAATGACATTAAAATTTGGTCCTGCCAGGACAGACTCTGTTATCATTGCAG AccagacccccacccccacacgtTTTCTGAAGAACTGTGAGGAGGTTGGTCTCTTCAATGAGCTGGCCACCTCCTTTGAACAAGAGTTTTGCAAAGCACAGGAAGATGAGCAGAGGACAAAAAACCCG GCTGCACCTCTACAAACACCATCTGAAGTAAAAGATGAGGACGAAGGTCCTTTACAAGTTGACTCTTCTCCTCCTGGAACTCCTGATTCCTCATCCAGCATGTCAGAAAACAGCGGAGACTCACGGGTGAGTGACAAG GAGATCCACACAAAGCCCGTAGTGAGCTCTGCTCCCACTCCAACTATTGTACGTCCGGGTTCTCTTCCCCTTCACCTGAGTAATGACCAACTAcaccccacgctgccatctccAACTTCTGTCATCACACAAGCGCCGCCCTCCAACAGACAGCTTGG TTCGCCCACAGGTTCATATCCACTGGTGAGGCACCTCCCGAATGGACAGACAGTTCCTCTCCTGCCCAGTCCTGTGCAGATGACCTCAGTTATATCT CTTGCGAGGCCAGTGAACACAGTGCCTAACATCCCTGGGATTCCAGGACCGCCTGTTGGAGGGGCTAGCAGTGGTTCATCCTCCCCATCTGGGTATAGTCTTCACTCTGAGACAAAGATG CGTTTGAAGGCAGCTCTAACTCATCAGGGCCCAGGAGCACAAGATGGCGCCAGTGGGGGGTCAGGATCCATCCCTGCTGTTCCCCAGCGACAGGAACAGAGCCAGCAGCCCACTCAAAACTCTGATGCGCCATCACCTGCCCAACCACAG CCAACAGGGGGCAGGCGGCGGCGAGCAGCAGAGATGGACCCTGACGAGAGGAGGCAGCGTTTTCTGGAAAGGAATCGGGCGGCTGCTTCCCGCTGCAGGCAAAAGCGAAAGCTGTGGGTTAACTCTCTGGAGAAAAAGGCAGAAGATCTGGCCAACATGAATGTCTCCCTCACG AATGAAGTAACCCACCTGAGGAATGAGGTGGCACAGCTGAAGCAGCTTCTCCTGGCTCACAAGGACTGCCCTGTCACTATTATGCAGAAGAAGGCAGCTTTATTAG ctgcaggaggagaggaaacCTCCAGGGATACTTCCACTGAGCCCATCAGCTCCCCAGCGGCAGTTATTCAACACGCGCCGTCACCCTCGGCAACAAGTCCAGGGGCCACCATCAACGGGTTGAGCGTCCGCGCTGCGGAGGCGGTGGCCATGTCGGTCTTGGCCGGCATGGGCTCGGGCCAGCCTGGCGGGGTTGTCATGGCAACGCAGCCACAATCAGCCCCGAGATGA
- the atf7b gene encoding cyclic AMP-dependent transcription factor ATF-7b isoform X1: MADDRPFVCTAPGCGQRFTNEDHLSVHKHKHEMTLKFGPARTDSVIIADQTPTPTRFLKNCEEVGLFNELATSFEQEFCKAQEDEQRTKNPAAPLQTPSEVKDEDEGPLQVDSSPPGTPDSSSSMSENSGDSRVSDKEIHTKPVVSSAPTPTIVRPGSLPLHLSNDQLHPTLPSPTSVITQAPPSNRQLGSPTGSYPLVRHLPNGQTVPLLPSPVQMTSVISLARPVNTVPNIPGIPGPPVGGASSGSSSPSGYSLHSETKMRLKAALTHQGPGAQDGASGGSGSIPAVPQRQEQSQQPTQNSDAPSPAQPQVSPAQPTGGRRRRAAEMDPDERRQRFLERNRAAASRCRQKRKLWVNSLEKKAEDLANMNVSLTNEVTHLRNEVAQLKQLLLAHKDCPVTIMQKKAALLAAGGEETSRDTSTEPISSPAAVIQHAPSPSATSPGATINGLSVRAAEAVAMSVLAGMGSGQPGGVVMATQPQSAPR; the protein is encoded by the exons ATGGCGGATGACCGACCCTTCGTATGCACTGCCCCTGGATGTGGGCAG AGATTCACAAATGAAGACCATCTGTCAGTCCACAAACACAAGCATGAAATGACATTAAAATTTGGTCCTGCCAGGACAGACTCTGTTATCATTGCAG AccagacccccacccccacacgtTTTCTGAAGAACTGTGAGGAGGTTGGTCTCTTCAATGAGCTGGCCACCTCCTTTGAACAAGAGTTTTGCAAAGCACAGGAAGATGAGCAGAGGACAAAAAACCCG GCTGCACCTCTACAAACACCATCTGAAGTAAAAGATGAGGACGAAGGTCCTTTACAAGTTGACTCTTCTCCTCCTGGAACTCCTGATTCCTCATCCAGCATGTCAGAAAACAGCGGAGACTCACGGGTGAGTGACAAG GAGATCCACACAAAGCCCGTAGTGAGCTCTGCTCCCACTCCAACTATTGTACGTCCGGGTTCTCTTCCCCTTCACCTGAGTAATGACCAACTAcaccccacgctgccatctccAACTTCTGTCATCACACAAGCGCCGCCCTCCAACAGACAGCTTGG TTCGCCCACAGGTTCATATCCACTGGTGAGGCACCTCCCGAATGGACAGACAGTTCCTCTCCTGCCCAGTCCTGTGCAGATGACCTCAGTTATATCT CTTGCGAGGCCAGTGAACACAGTGCCTAACATCCCTGGGATTCCAGGACCGCCTGTTGGAGGGGCTAGCAGTGGTTCATCCTCCCCATCTGGGTATAGTCTTCACTCTGAGACAAAGATG CGTTTGAAGGCAGCTCTAACTCATCAGGGCCCAGGAGCACAAGATGGCGCCAGTGGGGGGTCAGGATCCATCCCTGCTGTTCCCCAGCGACAGGAACAGAGCCAGCAGCCCACTCAAAACTCTGATGCGCCATCACCTGCCCAACCACAG GTGTCCCCTGCTCAGCCAACAGGGGGCAGGCGGCGGCGAGCAGCAGAGATGGACCCTGACGAGAGGAGGCAGCGTTTTCTGGAAAGGAATCGGGCGGCTGCTTCCCGCTGCAGGCAAAAGCGAAAGCTGTGGGTTAACTCTCTGGAGAAAAAGGCAGAAGATCTGGCCAACATGAATGTCTCCCTCACG AATGAAGTAACCCACCTGAGGAATGAGGTGGCACAGCTGAAGCAGCTTCTCCTGGCTCACAAGGACTGCCCTGTCACTATTATGCAGAAGAAGGCAGCTTTATTAG ctgcaggaggagaggaaacCTCCAGGGATACTTCCACTGAGCCCATCAGCTCCCCAGCGGCAGTTATTCAACACGCGCCGTCACCCTCGGCAACAAGTCCAGGGGCCACCATCAACGGGTTGAGCGTCCGCGCTGCGGAGGCGGTGGCCATGTCGGTCTTGGCCGGCATGGGCTCGGGCCAGCCTGGCGGGGTTGTCATGGCAACGCAGCCACAATCAGCCCCGAGATGA